A single genomic interval of Scylla paramamosain isolate STU-SP2022 chromosome 12, ASM3559412v1, whole genome shotgun sequence harbors:
- the LOC135105540 gene encoding proteasome subunit beta type-7-like isoform X2, producing the protein MVREAPLTPNTPPLPPGTCPLSPTAWWLGSLAATAPPAGFLPPVSFGESAQVKRRETDKGGSSVNNLQQGMIMSRGWREPCLHKPSLAALDQSCVCHSREVLYSCRAADTETMVEENERPQAGFQFSNFGRNEALVARGFQMPKCRKTGTTIAGIVFKDGVVLGADTRATEGDIVADKNCCKIHYLQPNMYCCGAGTAADLEMTTQMMASQLELHRLNTGRQVPVIAANTMLKQMLFRYQGYVGAALVLGGVDKYGSHIYSIHPHGSTDRLPYTTMGSGSLAAMSVFEARWKPNMELDEAKQLVRDAIAGGVFNDLGSGSNIDLCVITKDGATMTRPYDVANVKGQRVGKYEYKRGVTEVLNTVVRPIEIVSETVKVVSEEDMDTA; encoded by the exons ATGGTACGGGAGGCTCCTCTAACTCCAAAcactcctccactacctccaggAACTTGTCCACTGTCACCAACTGCATGGTGGCTTGGGTCTCTCGCCGCCACCGCGCCACCTGCAGGGTTTTTGCCTCCTGTGTCCTTTGGAGAGTCAGCTCAAGTCAAGAGACGGGAGACAGACAAGGGAGGCAGCAGTGTGAACAATTTGCAACAAGGGATGATAATGTCCCGGGGATGGAGGGAACCTT GTTTACACAAGCCGTCCCTAGCAGCGCTGGACCAGAGTTGTGTTTGTCATTCCCGGGAGGTGTTGTATAGCTGCCGCGCCGCTGACACTGAAACCATGGTGGAGGAAAACGAGAGACCACAGGCTGGCTTCCAGTTCAGCAACTTTGGGAG AAATGAAGCTTTGGTAGCCAGAGGGTTTCAGATGCCAAAGTGCCGTAAGACTGGCACCACCATTGCTGGCATTGTCTTCAAGGATGGCGTTGTCCTTGGAGCAGACACACGAGCCACTGAGGGGGACATTGTGGCTGATAAGAACTGCTGCAAGATTCACTACTTGCAGCCAAACATGTACTGCTGTGGAGCAG GTACGGCAGCTGACTTGGAGATGACCACGCAGATGATGGCCAGTCAGCTGGAGCTCCACCGTCTTAACACAGGCCGCCAGGTGCCTGTCATAGCTGCCAACACCATGCTGAAGCAGATGTTGTTCCGTTATCAg GGCTATGTTGGTGCTGCCCTGGTGCTTGGTGGTGTTGACAAATACGGCTCCCACATCTATTCCATTCACCCTCACGGCTCCACTGACCGCCTGCCCTACACCACCATGGGCTCTGGCTCCTTGGCAGCCATGTCAGTCTTTGAAGCTCGGTGGAAGCCTAACATGGAG CTGGACGAAGCCAAGCAGCTGGTGAGGGATGCCATTGCAGGTGGTGTGTTCAATGACCTGGGCTCTGGGTCCAATATTGACTTGTGTGTTATCACCAAGGATGGTGCCACAATGACACGTCCCTATGATGTGGCTAACGTGAAGGGCCAGAG AGTTGGCAAGTATGAGTACAAACGTGGGGTGACAGAAGTGCTCAACACTGTTGTGCGGCCCATCGAGATTGTGTCTGAGACAGTCAAGGTGGTGTCTGAGGAGGACATGGATACTGCTTAG
- the LOC135105540 gene encoding proteasome subunit beta type-7-like isoform X3: MVEENERPQAGFQFSNFGRNEALVARGFQMPKCRKTGTTIAGIVFKDGVVLGADTRATEGDIVADKNCCKIHYLQPNMYCCGAGTAADLEMTTQMMASQLELHRLNTGRQVPVIAANTMLKQMLFRYQGYVGAALVLGGVDKYGSHIYSIHPHGSTDRLPYTTMGSGSLAAMSVFEARWKPNMELDEAKQLVRDAIAGGVFNDLGSGSNIDLCVITKDGATMTRPYDVANVKGQRVGKYEYKRGVTEVLNTVVRPIEIVSETVKVVSEEDMDTA; encoded by the exons ATGGTGGAGGAAAACGAGAGACCACAGGCTGGCTTCCAGTTCAGCAACTTTGGGAG AAATGAAGCTTTGGTAGCCAGAGGGTTTCAGATGCCAAAGTGCCGTAAGACTGGCACCACCATTGCTGGCATTGTCTTCAAGGATGGCGTTGTCCTTGGAGCAGACACACGAGCCACTGAGGGGGACATTGTGGCTGATAAGAACTGCTGCAAGATTCACTACTTGCAGCCAAACATGTACTGCTGTGGAGCAG GTACGGCAGCTGACTTGGAGATGACCACGCAGATGATGGCCAGTCAGCTGGAGCTCCACCGTCTTAACACAGGCCGCCAGGTGCCTGTCATAGCTGCCAACACCATGCTGAAGCAGATGTTGTTCCGTTATCAg GGCTATGTTGGTGCTGCCCTGGTGCTTGGTGGTGTTGACAAATACGGCTCCCACATCTATTCCATTCACCCTCACGGCTCCACTGACCGCCTGCCCTACACCACCATGGGCTCTGGCTCCTTGGCAGCCATGTCAGTCTTTGAAGCTCGGTGGAAGCCTAACATGGAG CTGGACGAAGCCAAGCAGCTGGTGAGGGATGCCATTGCAGGTGGTGTGTTCAATGACCTGGGCTCTGGGTCCAATATTGACTTGTGTGTTATCACCAAGGATGGTGCCACAATGACACGTCCCTATGATGTGGCTAACGTGAAGGGCCAGAG AGTTGGCAAGTATGAGTACAAACGTGGGGTGACAGAAGTGCTCAACACTGTTGTGCGGCCCATCGAGATTGTGTCTGAGACAGTCAAGGTGGTGTCTGAGGAGGACATGGATACTGCTTAG
- the LOC135105540 gene encoding proteasome subunit beta type-7-like isoform X1, whose translation MVREAPLTPNTPPLPPGTCPLSPTAWWLGSLAATAPPAGFLPPVSFGESAQVKRRETDKGGSSVNNLQQGMIMSRGWREPWDVCCSTRSCSHTTRAGREDVLASALSDPIWPSPRFGVSGIRGSLCRATLPLLFFMLCLVWPGKRVVGMVTPYHRHTHHRQHHTGLHKPSLAALDQSCVCHSREVLYSCRAADTETMVEENERPQAGFQFSNFGRNEALVARGFQMPKCRKTGTTIAGIVFKDGVVLGADTRATEGDIVADKNCCKIHYLQPNMYCCGAGTAADLEMTTQMMASQLELHRLNTGRQVPVIAANTMLKQMLFRYQGYVGAALVLGGVDKYGSHIYSIHPHGSTDRLPYTTMGSGSLAAMSVFEARWKPNMELDEAKQLVRDAIAGGVFNDLGSGSNIDLCVITKDGATMTRPYDVANVKGQRVGKYEYKRGVTEVLNTVVRPIEIVSETVKVVSEEDMDTA comes from the exons ATGGTACGGGAGGCTCCTCTAACTCCAAAcactcctccactacctccaggAACTTGTCCACTGTCACCAACTGCATGGTGGCTTGGGTCTCTCGCCGCCACCGCGCCACCTGCAGGGTTTTTGCCTCCTGTGTCCTTTGGAGAGTCAGCTCAAGTCAAGAGACGGGAGACAGACAAGGGAGGCAGCAGTGTGAACAATTTGCAACAAGGGATGATAATGTCCCGGGGATGGAGGGAACCTT GGGATGTGTGCTGCAGTACGAGGAGCTGCTCACACACCACGAGGGCGGGGCGGGAGGATGTTCTAGCCTCTGCGTTGTCAGACCCGATATGGCCGTCACCCAG GTTCGGGGTGTCCGGCATCAGAGGCAGCCTGTGCAGGGCCACGCTGCCTCTCCTGTTTTTCATGCTGTGTCTCGTCTGGCCTGGAAAAAGGGTGGTGGGCATGGTAACCCCATACCATCGCCACACACATCACCGTCAGCACCACACAG GTTTACACAAGCCGTCCCTAGCAGCGCTGGACCAGAGTTGTGTTTGTCATTCCCGGGAGGTGTTGTATAGCTGCCGCGCCGCTGACACTGAAACCATGGTGGAGGAAAACGAGAGACCACAGGCTGGCTTCCAGTTCAGCAACTTTGGGAG AAATGAAGCTTTGGTAGCCAGAGGGTTTCAGATGCCAAAGTGCCGTAAGACTGGCACCACCATTGCTGGCATTGTCTTCAAGGATGGCGTTGTCCTTGGAGCAGACACACGAGCCACTGAGGGGGACATTGTGGCTGATAAGAACTGCTGCAAGATTCACTACTTGCAGCCAAACATGTACTGCTGTGGAGCAG GTACGGCAGCTGACTTGGAGATGACCACGCAGATGATGGCCAGTCAGCTGGAGCTCCACCGTCTTAACACAGGCCGCCAGGTGCCTGTCATAGCTGCCAACACCATGCTGAAGCAGATGTTGTTCCGTTATCAg GGCTATGTTGGTGCTGCCCTGGTGCTTGGTGGTGTTGACAAATACGGCTCCCACATCTATTCCATTCACCCTCACGGCTCCACTGACCGCCTGCCCTACACCACCATGGGCTCTGGCTCCTTGGCAGCCATGTCAGTCTTTGAAGCTCGGTGGAAGCCTAACATGGAG CTGGACGAAGCCAAGCAGCTGGTGAGGGATGCCATTGCAGGTGGTGTGTTCAATGACCTGGGCTCTGGGTCCAATATTGACTTGTGTGTTATCACCAAGGATGGTGCCACAATGACACGTCCCTATGATGTGGCTAACGTGAAGGGCCAGAG AGTTGGCAAGTATGAGTACAAACGTGGGGTGACAGAAGTGCTCAACACTGTTGTGCGGCCCATCGAGATTGTGTCTGAGACAGTCAAGGTGGTGTCTGAGGAGGACATGGATACTGCTTAG
- the LOC135105539 gene encoding uncharacterized protein LOC135105539 → MGGNQVKATTRSPLLHVESVTLTSEENHERRFRKELPRRLGSMLLADWVRLKRREHEVITKGKVVLDEGRAPPEIVKEVEMYMKSASKKIHIKYHPKIAPKPRNRFRLKGPRLTQTAARRIQDAYDRREKEQQQQQKQERIAQKRDKSRLSVRSQGWTEQGTSRASKRTPTGRLKQQEQKRASSLPPTSTLSLQSITTAESSGIGMSRASSLTSVASIRHKKTFFSRQRGQSSDTDDTGGQNLRLAKQRSGRRASPLMVKHNSPSGHSPTPERGTAAKQRWTVALRQSFQQVMQQKERKQTGYTKTRQTNKQQKTAKRKENLEPQMGHSGNMEVKQVMSDKHQETEGHQTKLQMDGEMTLQVPDTMHRASPSSQGSASSDKKEQGSQTRLSGPPKPRRLLLLRPGKNKVKQEEQQKSVQQTAGCSVFPNKINPKEKWKRLLRMNKKDTTNKEHEERKGSITSNNYHVRRRASVDVNMQRDSGQRRHSQPMTGLASEAENTESIIPADLHHLAGGERIIRVSRHPSPNDGGEVIIEQQMVRRVVPQQSTTYEEEQHQYRRSDKRYQLTEEQLIQSQGENTLVVNSSDVGYNEPVMSRGGSRRSSGERDIGESDGNQGRFSESQLPSDDQSAGFFGRGLTTQPDRSVEGGSFNPEEQMAVRPLGMMEQGRTVENQGSRRPGSFAGHGQDLIHDRGRMSAISLDHGIVQAPLEARLITERGSPDRLRQRDSLIEFGRHEHPVEVLHGEAPIRATESIQHGNIVERVVRDSSTERLHQSALVERGRRESLVEYPRIDGPIDRVRPDVSGRGAALSERNGDRILPRVTQDRGYIPSRIDRGYSYEPQDERRGRQYQERRYTVGTVEPSYLAGFTERQIIGRLSEPDSSRIYSGRIPYSRALDSDPVRSRSIDYDFSRPYSESDYPGRFIDHEPAKIYAERLVAAGRLRNTEDYDLRERGGRYRDAVITQHSVASAPLVDHRSL, encoded by the exons ATGGGCGGAAATCAGGTCAAGGCCACCACACGTTCCCCTCTGCTGCACGTGGAGTCCGTCACACTTACCTCCGAAGAAAACCACGAGCGGCGATTTCGGAAGGAGCTTCCCCGGCGGCTGGGGTCTATGCTCCTGGCCGATTGGGTGCGgctgaagagaagagaacacgaAGTGATAACGAAAGGCAAGGTGGTGCTGGATGAGGGTCGAGCCCCTCCAGAGATAGTGAAAGAGGTGGAAATGTACATGAAGTCTGCCTCCAAGAAGATACATATCAAGTATCACCCCAAGATCGCACCCAAGCCAAGGAATCGTTTCCGTCTCAAGGGTCCCCGGCTTACCCAGACTGCTGCCCGGCGGATCCAGGACGCGTACGACAGGCGGgaaaaggagcagcagcagcagcagaagcaggagaGAATAGCACAAAAGCGAGATAAGTCCCGGCTCAGTGTCAGGTCACAGGGGTGGACGGAGCAAGGCACCTCTCGGGCTTCCAAACGAACACCCACGGGGAGGCTGAAGCAGCAGGAGCAGAAACGTGCGTCTTCCTTGCCGCCCACCAGCACCCTCAGTCTGCAGTCCATCACCACCGCGGAGTCTTCAGGCATTGGGATGTCCCGCGCCTCCTCCCTCACGTCAGTGGCCAGCATAAGGCACAAAAAGACCTTCTTCTCGAGGCAGCGG GGGCAGAGTTCCGACACTGACGACACCGGGGGACAGAACCTCCGGCTGGCGAAACAGCGAAGCGGCAGGAGGGCGTCCCCCCTGATGGTGAAACACAACTCCCCGAGTGGCCACAGTCCAACACCAGAGCGCGGGACTGCAGCCAAACAGAGGTGGACAGTTGCTCTGCGGCAGTCATTCCAGCAAGTTATGCAGCAGAAAGAACGCAAGCAAACGGGCTACACAAAAACAAGGcaaaccaacaaacaacaaaaaacggcaaagagaaaagaaaatcttGAGCCTCAAATGGGTCACTCTGGAAACATGGAAGTGAAGCAGGTGATGTCAGACAAACACCAGGAGACAGAGGGACACCAGACAAAGCTCCAGATGGACGGAGAGATGACGCTTCAGGTACCGGACACCATGCACCGAGCGTCTCCCTCATCGCAAGGAAGCGCGTCGTcagataaaaaagaacaaggatcCCAAACAAGGCTGTCTGGTCCTCCTAAACCCCGACGCCTGCTGCTCCTCCGGCCTGGAAAAAACAAAGTCAAGCAGGAGGAGCAACAGAAATCTGTACAGCAAACAGCTGGATGCAGTGTTTTCCCAAACAAAATCAATcccaaagaaaaatggaagcgCTTACTacgaatgaataagaaagatacGACAAACAAGGAACATGAGGAGCGGAAGGGCTCCATAACATCAAACAACTACCACGTCAGACGTCGGGCATCTGTAGACGTGAATATGCAACGAGACAGTGGACAGCGGCGCCACAGTCAGCCCATGACAGGCCTTGCCAGTGAGGCAGAGAACACAGAAAGCATCATTCCTGCAGATCTTCATCACCTCGCAGGAGGTGAAAGAATTATCCGGGTGAGTCGCCATCCCTCTCCCAACGATGGTGGTGAGGTGATCATAGAACAGCAGATGGTGCGCAGAGTTGTACCCCAGCAGTCCACCACCTACGAAGAAGAGCAACACCAGTATCGTCGATCGGATAAAAGATACCAGCTGACCGAGGAACAGCTTATCCAAAGTCAAGGAGAGAACACACTTGTGGTAAATTCATCAGATGTTGGGTACAATGAGCCGGTCATGAGTCGCGGCGGCTCGAGGCGGTCTTCAGGGGAACGAGACATCGGTGAGTCTGACGGTAACCAAGGAAGATTTTCCGAGTCTCAACTCCCAAGTGACGATCAATCTGCAGGATTTTTTGGGAGGGGCTTAACCACACAACCAGACCGGAGCGTTGAGGGAGGAAGCTTCAACCCTGAGGAGCAAATGGCAGTGCGTCCTTTGGGAATGATGGAGCAAGGCCGTACCGTCGAGAATCAGGGCTCGAGGCGGCCGGGAAGTTTTGCAGGGCACGGTCAAGATCTGATCCACGACAGAGGAAGGATGTCAGCGATATCGTTGGATCACGGAATTGTTCAGGCTCCGTTGGAAGCCAGACTTATCACGGAGCGCGGTAGCCCAGACAGGCTACGCCAGCGGGACTCCCTCATAGAATTCGGCCGTCATGAACACCCAGTTGAGGTCCTGCATGGCGAAGCTCCCATAAGAGCAACGGAAAGCATCCAACATGGAAACATTGTTGAGCGTGTCGTTCGTGACTCCTCCACAGAAAGGCTGCACCAAAGCGCACTCGTTGAGCGAGGCCGCCGCGAATCCCTGGTGGAGTACCCAAGAATTGATGGTCCGATAGACCGCGTGCGTCCTGATGTGTCCGGGCGTGGCGCAGCACTCAGCGAAAGAAATGGTGACCGGATATTGCCAAGGGTAACTCAAGACAGGGGATACATCCCATCGCGCATCGACCGTGGGTACTCTTATGAGCCCCAGGATGAGAGGCGTGGCAGGCAGTATCAGGAGCGCAGGTACACTGTTGGTACAGTAGAGCCAAGTTACCTTGCAGGATTCACTGAAAGGCAAATAATTGGGAGGTTATCAGAACCTGACAGCAGCAGGATATATTCTGGCCGGATACCTTATAGTAGAGCCCTAGATTCAGATCCTGTCAGGAGTAGATCTATTGACTATGATTTCTCGAGACCATATTCGGAGAGTGATTACCCAGGCAGGTTCATAGACCATGAGCCTGCCAAAATATATGCCGAGCGGCTAGTGGCTGCAGGGAGGCTGAGGAACACGGAAGACTACGACCTGAGGGAACGAGGTGGTCGCTACAGAGACGCGGTCATCACCCAGCATTCCGTCGCCTCTGCCCCGCTAGTCGACCACAGGTCTTTATGA